The Romeriopsis navalis LEGE 11480 sequence AGCCCCAACTGGCCGTGTGGTAAAAAATGGATCAAAAATATGTGGCAACACGTCCGGGGCGATTATCGGCCCGTTGTTACTGATCGAAATCATCAATTCCTGGGCCGCTGTACATTCGGTGCGAATCGTAATTTGGGGCTGTGGGACATCCACCAAGGCATCGATCGCATTAGTCAAAATATTGAAAAACACCTGATTCAACTGATTGGCATAGCAGGAAATCTCCGGGCAATCACCATACTGCTTCCGCAACACAATTGCCTCCCGCTGCGCTGTCGCCAGCAATTGGTGCTCCAGCAATAACACCGCGCTATCAATTCCATGGTGAATATTCACAGTCTTACAGGTTGACTCATCAAGACGGGAGAAATTCCGCAGACTTGCAACAATATCCTGAATGCGTTGGCTACCGGCGGCCATTGCCCCCAGCATCTTCGGGAAATCTTGTTGCAGGAAATCAAGATCAACTTGCTGAATTTGCTGCTGTAAGGCCGGGGAGACCAATACCGCTTCTTGTTGATAAGCCGCGACCAAATCCAATAATGACTGCATCGCATGATCAACATAATCTAAGTTCCCCGCAATAAACGTCAGGGGATTATTGACCTCATGGGCAATCCCGGCGACCATCCGGCCGAGGCTCGACATTTTTTCACTTTGCAGCAGTCGGGCCTGGGTCTGTTGTAAATCCACCAGGGTCGATTGCAAAGTCGCCGTGCGCTCCGCCACTTGTTGCTCAAGCGCCTGATTCATTTGTTGCAGTGCTTTTGCCGATCGATGCGCCTCAACCGCAATACTAGCAAGATGTAAGGCCGTCCGGTGGATTGCAAAATGGTAGGGCCTTGCCGAACAAGCCGATCGGTGCGAAATGGCGAACGTCCCTAGCAGCTCCCCCGTCTGGGAAAAGAATGGCGATGACCAACAAGCCCGCACATTATAAGCTAGGGCAAAATCACGAAACGGTTCCCAGCGCGGGTCGGTGGCAATATCATCCACAAACACCGGTTCACCCCGATAGGCAGCTGTGCCACAGGACCCAGCACAAGGCCCAAACATCAAGCCTTCTAAACCCTGGGCATAATCACGATCGAGGCTGGGCCCAACCCCATTCCCTAAGGTTTGATGATCTGTATCCGCCAACAAAATCGAGCACAATGCATTGGGTAATTCCCGCTCTAACAATAAACATAAATGTGTGAGCACTTCCGGCAATTCCGTCCCACAGGCCACCAACTCCAGCACCTTGGTTTGGGCTTTGATTAAGGCCTGCGATCGCTGTCGTTGAATTGCGGTTGCTAAAATATAGGTGATGGACTGTAAGAAATTGATTTCGTCTAACGTAAATTCGCGGTTTTGGCTGGTGTACAGCGCTAGGAGGCCTAAGGGTTGGTCACCGTTCCCAATCAATAGCAACAGTCCCCGCTGCACATCCAGCGGTACGGGATACAGCACATCTGCAATCACCGGCGGATGGCCCCAAACAACGGGCTGTTGTGAGCGCATCAACTGCTGTACCGCCACCTGTTCAGCCACATCCGCGACAATCGGCCGGTTGGAATCGGCACAACTGAGTCTTTCCCCCGTACAGGCCACCAACCGCACCGAATGACTGTCGGACAGAAATTGCCAAATGCGACTATATTCCAGCCCCAAGACTTCCGCCACGACATTCGTCGCCACTTGATACAACTCCGTCAACGGCAACTCGGCCATCACGTGCTGGCCAAGAAATGTCAGCGCCGTCTGATAAGCCGAAAATGCTTGTTGACCAGAAACAATGGCTACCTGTTTTGCCGCAACAACGTTTTGCATGGTTAAGTCCTTCCTTCAATCCCCTCAAGCTGTAAACCATTGCGCCAAATACCATCGCCAAATCACCCTGGGCCAATCACCGCTAAAGCAGCATATCCAGCAATTTCGGCACGGCAATCGAGTGCATTCACGGAATGCTTGCATCCGAGAACAATCACACAATTCCTATTTTGGTACGACGATCGAGAAAAAGCCGATAACCCAGACAGCGGCATTCGAGTCCGCCAAGCCGATGCTGGTCAAACTCAATCGCACCGTCCGCCAATGTCCACCCCAAACAAAAACGGTATCAGGCTAAAATTTCTGCCCTGAATCGTCTGACTCCAGTTTTCTGAACCAGACTGTATAGTTCAGTCTATGCAAGCCTCGCGCAGAACGTCCATACAAGGAAATGCTGAACTTAACGATCACGACATCACGTATTCCTACGTGCAACCCATCGTCAACACAATCAAACCAGGCACAAGGTCTAGGATTGCTCCTTCAAGCGACGTAACTGAGCGAAGATCATCGCATTGCTAGAACCCTTAAACTGCTGCTGAAAATGGGGCAAGTCCCAGCGCAAAAAGGGATTGACTTGTTTCTCTAAGCCGATCGTCGTTGGTACCGTGGGTCGGTTCTGGGAACGCTGCTGCTGTGCACGTTGGGCATAGGCTTGCAACGCTGCATTATCCGGCTCTACGGAGCGGGCGAACTTGAGATTGGTCAGGGTATATTCATGGGCACACCACACTCGCGTCGCATCGGGCAAGTTACGGAACCGCGTCAACGAATCCACTGCCTGCTGCGGCGTCCCTTCGAATAAACGGCCACAACCAGCGGAAAAGATCACATCCCCCGAAAATAGATCACCGGCGGTTTCACCCGCCTGCGGTGGGAAATAGTAGGCAATATGCCCAAGCGTATGACCCGGCACGAACATCACTTCCGCCGCATAATTCGCAAACTCAACTTGGTCGCCATCCGTCAGCGAGACTTGCTGCCCAGGAATCCGCGATCGCTGATG is a genomic window containing:
- a CDS encoding GAF domain-containing sensor histidine kinase, translating into MQNVVAAKQVAIVSGQQAFSAYQTALTFLGQHVMAELPLTELYQVATNVVAEVLGLEYSRIWQFLSDSHSVRLVACTGERLSCADSNRPIVADVAEQVAVQQLMRSQQPVVWGHPPVIADVLYPVPLDVQRGLLLLIGNGDQPLGLLALYTSQNREFTLDEINFLQSITYILATAIQRQRSQALIKAQTKVLELVACGTELPEVLTHLCLLLERELPNALCSILLADTDHQTLGNGVGPSLDRDYAQGLEGLMFGPCAGSCGTAAYRGEPVFVDDIATDPRWEPFRDFALAYNVRACWSSPFFSQTGELLGTFAISHRSACSARPYHFAIHRTALHLASIAVEAHRSAKALQQMNQALEQQVAERTATLQSTLVDLQQTQARLLQSEKMSSLGRMVAGIAHEVNNPLTFIAGNLDYVDHAMQSLLDLVAAYQQEAVLVSPALQQQIQQVDLDFLQQDFPKMLGAMAAGSQRIQDIVASLRNFSRLDESTCKTVNIHHGIDSAVLLLEHQLLATAQREAIVLRKQYGDCPEISCYANQLNQVFFNILTNAIDALVDVPQPQITIRTECTAAQELMISISNNGPIIAPDVLPHIFDPFFTTRPVGA
- the gloB gene encoding hydroxyacylglutathione hydrolase, which gives rise to MEIYQLPAFRDNYIFLLYDRTTQTAAVVDPGEAKPVLQKLQELDATLVAIFNTHHHPDHVGGNRQLRSRFPDVVVYGSAVDHQRSRIPGQQVSLTDGDQVEFANYAAEVMFVPGHTLGHIAYYFPPQAGETAGDLFSGDVIFSAGCGRLFEGTPQQAVDSLTRFRNLPDATRVWCAHEYTLTNLKFARSVEPDNAALQAYAQRAQQQRSQNRPTVPTTIGLEKQVNPFLRWDLPHFQQQFKGSSNAMIFAQLRRLKEQS